One window from the genome of Acinetobacter sp. ANC 7912 encodes:
- a CDS encoding DNA primase, with product MAIPQHTIDQILDRTDIVDVIGQFVKLKKTGRTYSGCCPFHQEKSPSFHVYRDKQYYHCFGCQANGNAIRFLMDIGNRNFIEVMKDLSSQTGIELPKDNQDSSKLKYKREAKPKVAPKPTTSALQNPSPNTSTEAAPTAHFDPFAEFQNAEQDYGDPFASFEQMPIQDAPQEGNLYDLLENIAQFYERQLPNSASAQQYFKQRGLSSDTIAYWRLGYAPEDWQHLEKAFPQDIEGLKLLGLIRTSDNGRDFDLLRDRVIFPIRDPKGRVVGFGGRALNDEIKPKYINSPDSEVFHKNQLLYGLYEGRKAKAQDWLMVEGYMDVIALQQYGIHGAVATLGTASNTEHLNILFKQNNRITIAFDGDAAGQKAARRTLEIALPLLNDGRELKFFVLPDDHDPDSLIRREGIENFRRLLDQAPLLSDFVFAHLTQNHDVATPEGKSQVMAELRQLTELLPKQGSYRYLLQQFFREKLGFNRKWQPKVNNDASLSFSTKIDAEEYVIAILINHPYLYIHFEPLRALVSEDQLLHKILNILNIIFDDLPDDPELSTYYVLGACAAYHHELQRILQHANVSDYTSSPEQADKLAADLSTKLQYQCLQHKIKSKKFSSIEEMKNLKLQIFEIDRKRTMTLLED from the coding sequence ATGGCCATTCCTCAACATACGATTGATCAGATTCTCGATCGCACCGATATTGTCGATGTGATTGGTCAATTCGTAAAATTAAAAAAGACTGGCCGGACCTATTCGGGCTGCTGCCCTTTCCATCAGGAAAAATCACCATCTTTCCACGTCTATCGTGACAAGCAGTACTACCACTGTTTTGGCTGTCAGGCCAATGGTAATGCCATCCGTTTTTTAATGGATATAGGTAACCGTAATTTCATCGAGGTGATGAAAGATCTGTCCAGCCAGACCGGGATTGAACTGCCAAAAGACAATCAGGATTCCAGCAAGCTTAAATACAAGCGCGAAGCCAAGCCGAAAGTTGCACCAAAGCCAACAACATCAGCTCTGCAGAATCCTTCACCAAATACATCTACTGAAGCTGCTCCTACTGCACATTTTGATCCCTTTGCGGAATTCCAGAATGCTGAGCAAGACTACGGCGATCCATTTGCATCCTTTGAACAGATGCCGATACAGGATGCACCTCAGGAAGGCAACCTGTATGACCTGCTGGAAAATATCGCGCAGTTCTATGAACGCCAGTTACCTAACAGTGCCAGCGCACAGCAGTATTTCAAGCAGCGTGGCTTAAGTAGCGACACCATTGCCTATTGGCGTCTGGGTTATGCACCAGAAGACTGGCAGCATCTGGAAAAAGCCTTTCCTCAGGATATTGAAGGTCTCAAACTTTTAGGCTTAATCCGCACCAGTGACAATGGCCGGGATTTCGACCTGCTGCGGGATCGGGTGATTTTCCCGATTCGCGACCCCAAAGGCCGTGTGGTCGGCTTTGGTGGCCGGGCACTGAATGACGAGATCAAGCCAAAATACATCAACTCCCCAGATTCCGAAGTCTTCCATAAAAACCAGTTGTTATATGGCCTATATGAAGGCCGCAAAGCCAAAGCCCAAGACTGGTTGATGGTGGAAGGCTACATGGATGTGATTGCTTTGCAGCAATATGGCATTCATGGGGCAGTCGCAACGCTAGGGACAGCCAGTAATACCGAACACCTGAATATCCTGTTCAAGCAGAACAATCGCATTACCATTGCCTTTGACGGTGATGCAGCTGGCCAGAAAGCGGCACGACGTACCTTAGAGATTGCCCTGCCGTTGCTCAATGATGGCCGTGAGCTCAAGTTTTTCGTGTTGCCGGATGACCATGACCCGGATTCCCTGATCCGTCGTGAGGGCATTGAAAACTTCCGTCGTTTGCTGGATCAGGCGCCACTACTCTCCGATTTTGTGTTTGCCCATCTGACCCAAAACCATGATGTGGCAACACCTGAAGGTAAAAGTCAGGTCATGGCCGAGCTGCGCCAGCTGACTGAACTGTTACCCAAACAGGGTTCATACCGTTACCTGCTGCAGCAGTTCTTCCGGGAAAAACTTGGTTTTAACCGCAAATGGCAACCGAAGGTCAATAATGATGCGAGCTTAAGTTTTAGCACCAAGATTGATGCCGAAGAATATGTAATCGCGATTCTGATCAATCATCCGTATCTGTATATTCATTTTGAGCCACTACGTGCACTAGTATCCGAAGATCAGTTGCTGCACAAGATTCTGAACATCCTGAATATCATCTTTGATGACCTGCCAGATGATCCTGAACTGTCAACTTACTATGTGCTAGGAGCCTGTGCGGCCTACCATCATGAACTGCAACGCATCCTGCAGCATGCCAACGTCAGTGACTATACATCTTCGCCAGAACAGGCCGACAAGCTAGCAGCCGACCTGTCCACCAAGCTGCAGTATCAATGCCTGCAACACAAGATTAAATCGAAAAAATTTAGCAGCATTGAAGAAATGAAAAACCTGAAACTGCAGATCTTTGAGATTGACCGCAAGCGTACCATGACGTTGCTGGAAGACTAA